The DNA region TTCGCACAAATCTGTTGACATTTTTTTTGGAAAAAGGCATAGTCCTCGCCCTTAAATTGTCACCGAACTAAAGTTTTTTGGGAGTTAGACCCTTGGCAAACAGTAAATCTGCTAAGAAGCGCGCTATCCAAGCTGAGAAACGTCGCCAGCACAATGCTAGTCGTCGTTCTATGATGCGCACTTACATGAAAAAAACTATCGCTGCTATTACTGCTGGCGATAAAGAAGCTGCAACTGCTGCACTAGTTGAAGTTACACCATTACTAGACCGCATGGCGACTAAAGGCCTTATTCATAAGAATAAAGCTGCTCGTCACAAGTCTCGTTTTGCTGCAGCGATCAAAGCACTTTAATTTTTAAAGTTGCTTAAATTGCTAAAAAACCGACCATTGGTCGGTTTTTTTATATCTAAAATTTGAGCTCTGGTTAAATACATCATTATTTTCTTGATGAATGCAACGCATTAATAATCAATAACTTATGTTTAACTGTATAATTTATGCAATTGCTTAATCATTGCTTTCACTTCTTTATTCTGTAATGAGTAATACACTGTTTGAGATTCTTTACGTGTACTGACTAAGCCATCTCGTCGTAACCATGCTAAATGCTGGGATAAAGCCGACTGACTCAAAGGCAACTTTTCACATAACTGCCCGACTGATAACTCTTTTCCATGTAAAATACACAATAGCTGTAGTCTATTTTCATTTGCCATGGCTTTCAGAAGAACCACGGCTTGAGAAAGATTATTTTCTATTTTTCTCAAATCCATCTTACTGCCTCTCATTATTGGCTATCTTATTATTCGTTATATAGTAAATACGATTCTCAATAGTTAACGTCTATTGTTCTCGAAATAACCCACTAAAATCAGCATCACACACATTTTTTACAGATGGGTGTTGGATCATTCTTTCTGCAAAAATAACGTAATACTCTTCTTTTAGATCTTCGACTTCGGCAATCAAATGAAGAGGAATTTCATCTTTCACTTCAGAAAGGTATAAATTCGGTGCTAAAAAAATAGCATCGGTATGATAACGAGCAAATGCTTTCATTAAAGCAGAATCATCAAATTCACCTAAAATATTAGGCGTAATTCCCAATCTTTCAAACCAATGCATCACATTTCGTCCCATTGATGTCCTTCTCCCTGGAATCAATAACTTTCTTTCCGTCAAGATAGAAGGAAAGTCGCTATCAGTGATCGGTAAGGAAGAATAAAAACTCATTTTGCACTCACCAAGCTTTTTACTATAAAGGCCAGGACTTTGACTTGAGTCAACGGGACAATCAGACAATATCATATCCAATTTATGCTGGGATAATTGCTCAAGTAATAGTTCATGCGTTGATTCAAAACAGCGTAGGTGAATACTGTTATCTTCTGGCACGGTATTGAGCAAAATCTTACTCACTAATCGCTTAGAGAGCGCATCTGCAACCCCAACATCAAATAGCACATTATCTTGTTGTGAGTAATTAACAATATCAAGCATTTCATAGCTAAGGCCAAACATTTTATCGGCGTATTTAAACACCAGTTGGCCAAGCTCTGTCGGCTCAACACTACGACCACTGCGCTTCATCAGCTTGCCGTTCATTCGCTCTTCAAAGGCTTTAATTTGCCCAGTCACTGTTTGAGGAGTAAGAAATAATGCTTCTGCGGCTTTAGCTACGGATCCTTGTTTACATACCATCCAAAAATAATACAAATGGTTGTAATTTAAATGCGACATAATTAACCTCGAAAAATCCGAATATTAGCCAGTTATAATATGGTTTTTCCGAGAAATAAAAAAGCCTCAATTACACAAAAGTAATTGAGGCTAGATACTCTTAAAGGCTATTTACACTGAAAAAGGATATTGAATCGGATCGTGGCATTGATAATCGGTCACTTCAAAATCATCCAATGTGACCCATGTTTCCAAATCTTCTAATGTTTTTATCTTAGGGTTAATATGAAATTTCGGTGCATTAAACGGTTCTCGCTTTAGTTGAATATCACGCATTGGCGTCAGTTGATCTTCATAAATATGACCATTAACAATTTTATGATACGCAACTCCCGCTTTCTTACCCGTGATTTGCGCCATAATCGCTAAAAACACATAAACTTGAACCATATTAAAGTTTAAGCCAATATTGTTTATACCCCTTAAAAAAGGCACATTACGCCTAAGTGAGAGAATGAAAGCAAAAAAATTCTAATGTGCATTTTTAACTTAGCACAGTGTACTCGATGTAAATAACTGACGATTGTTACATAAAGTTTGATTACTTCTCAAGCACGTTGCGAGTGAACAACTCACGATGAATACAATAAATATTGATCAATTTTAAAAACGTTTTGGACAAAAGTTTGTCAGTGATTTTGCTAAATTAGCTTTTCACGGATTATCAAAAGTATGGCAAAACCTCTAATCGAGTGGCCAACTTCTCGCTTCTGTCAGCCGCTATATTAAACGCTTATATCTATTGTTAAAGGCCGTGGTTCCACCTTCCATAATCCTACAGATAGTTTCACGCATTTCACTGTCCTGTATCGAGCCTTTATTTTTAATAAAGCACTGATTATTAAAGTCAAGTGCATGTACCATCTCAGCATCACCGTTTACCACGATGTTGGGGTTGTGTGTGACCATGATTATCTGACGCTTGCTCTTAGTTGCCTTAATTTGAGACACTATCAAGTCATATATTAAAGAGTTATCCAAATCGTCTTCTGGTTGATCGATAAAAAGTGGCTTCTCGCTATGCGCCAATAAGAAAGCCAGCATTGCAGCAGCTCTTTGACCAGCTGAGCCTTGGGTTATTGGAGTGAAGTTTTTCCCGTCCCCTGTGCGGCTATACTCAACGTCCAAACCATCCTCTGGGAACCAGTACAAGAGAGAGTCAGCAAAGTCTTGATGCTGAGTATTCATATTCACCAGTTTGTTCCTGAATCTGGCCGAGAATGTCTGCTTATCTGCTCCAGTAGATACTTTGTAAAGCAAGCTTTGTATATCAAAAATGGCTCTATCACGATCCTCTTGATTCGGAAGCTTAGCCGCATTCAAAAAAGACGAAACAACACCTTGTTTACCGTTTTCGCCCTTTATATAAATATCCGATGCGAACTCAGTTTTAGCTGAAAGCAAATCTCGAAATGCATGTTCCATGACCATAGCGCTGCAACCATATGGTCTTACAGAGATCTTTACATAGTGATTATCAGAAAGCACTTCTTGAAGAAATAGTTTTCTACGCTCTGTTTGCTTAAGTCTTTGCTGCCTTATCTCTTTAAGATCCTCGTTAGCCAGTTTAACTTTTTCTTGAAGCTGCTGTTGTGCATTCATTGCCCTAACTAACTTATCAGCTAACTCCTTCTCAGATTGAACAAGTTGGCCATACTCTTTTAGGTTATTGATCCCTTCGTTCTGTAGTTGAAGTTGTAAATCAGTATATTGTTTTACGGCTTGGTCAAACTTTGCCTTCCAATTACTACTTATTAAAACGGCCTCTATGTCATTAACACTTGTCTGTAGTCCTTCAATAGAATCTTTTATGGCATTTTTTGTTTTACCAACAGCAGTATCTAGAGAGTTAGTAAAAGCTTGAATGTCTGCGTCAAAGTCTGAAGGTGTCGCAATAGTGGAGACTATTTCCTCGTGCAAGAAAAATCCGCTTAATCTATTTATCAAGTCCCATGTTTCAGATTTCTTGGTCTCAAATAGTTGTTTCTGTTTCTGAAACTTGTTGTATTCAGTAAGAATTTTCTGATGGTTACTCTGTGAGAGCTTTTGAATTTTTGCTCTTATGTCTTGTAGTTGCCTCTTGAGTGCTGGTATCTGATCAGCAACTTGTTTCAAACTCCTAGCCTCAGCTCTCTTTGCGCAGAACTTCAATTGGGCCGTTTGAAGTTCCTCATGGTCAATATTTGCCGAACGATCTATTAACTCAAGTAACGGCTGCTTATTTTCACCAACTAGAGTTGCTATTTGTCCCTGGCTATAAAGGTCAATAGGGAATCGGTCTTTGGTAATTTCCTGGTCTTGACTTGTTTTCCAATCACCCCCGTCTTCCTCAAAAACTGTTGTTTCGTTAGTGACTTGCGACCAAATTAGACGATAACGCTTACCCAACCGCATATAAATTAGCTCTACTTTAGTACCTTCCTTAAGAGCTCCAAAATCGTCCTTTGATTTTGGTACTTGCATGAATTTGGAATATGTCTGGTATGGCGTAGTATCTTCATCTAGCTCAGACTGTTTCCCTGATACAGCTCGTAGAGAGTGCGTAATAGTAGACTTACCAGTACCTCTTCCTCCTACAATCGCATTTGAATAAGGGCTAAATGAGAGCGACGAAGCAAGTCTCCCTTGCCCCATATATCGAGCATCTTTAACTTGTATCGACTCAATGAAGTTATCAGGTGTTTCATGTGGATTGAATTGAATTAGGTCATCAAACCGCTTAATAGAGAACTCTTGACCATCTATCAAAGCAAGTTTTAAAGATGCGAGCGTAGGGGTTTCCATTTTGACCCAAGTGTATCGACTACCTGGTTTATCATTTCCACGAAAACCATGACTATCAGATCCAACAACTTCTGATAAGTTAAGTCTGCTTTGAATATAGCTCTGCGGCTTATCAACTTCAGTATCGACAACTTCAATGGCGCTAAGTAATCCTGTTTCGAATATTTTACGAAGATACCTATCGTTAGCTACGGGTGACTGTGATTCATTCTTGGTTTGTAGAAGACCGTTATCTCGATCTGCGTGTGCCGCTATAGGAATGCAGTCAAATTCAGGCAGGGTTATAACTTCGTTAAGAACTCGGAGTAAACTCATAGAACCTGAGCCGCTGTGGTCACCACAATCTCCTCTGTAACCAGCGGAGGTAATGAACTGTTCGATTTTCTTTTGACTAGTACCTGGCGCGAATACAACTATTAAATGAAACTCATCCTCGGTTGTAAGTTCGACCCCAGGGAACACAGTTATATCTCTGAACCCTTCAGGCAGATTAACTTTCATTTCTTCGTATGTGCTTTGCAGGGCATCCACCCAACCAGCCCCGTTATGATCTGTTACTGCAACGCAATCAATCCCCTCAGCCATGTACTTTAAAAGCCAATCTTGGGGAGATAAATTATGATCGTACTTCGCCCACATTGAGTCTGTTGATTTAGGAGTATGCGTATGGAAATCGAACTTGTACCACTTAGCTCCCGGATATGGCCACGCACTAGTCATTTATTTTCCTTGTGTAGTGGCAAATTGAAATTGGCCACATTGTTATATGAAATCACTTTATAAGCACAAGAATAACTAGGTCAAATAGCTGTCTCTGTAAATGAGATTTTCGAGTATGAATAGATACTTACGAGAAAATCCCTATTCTGCCTAACCAGGAAACGAAGCCCAATTATCTTGTAGACTTAAATCGTGAAGAAGAAGTCGATTTCTTTGATTGTGAATACTAGCTGCTTAGTTTCATTGTCCACTTCCAGACCAATTGTTGCACTGTTAAGCTCTTCACTGCATTGAGCTGACTCGAGTATTTGAGGCATATTGGCTTTGATAGTTTCAAATTGATGATTGAGCATGGCGATGACTTTCTGCGAATTTATAACAGCATTTATAGGTGAGCCATTTGCTGTAACTCCACATCCTGGGTTCATATACTCTGTGCCGTCATTAACGATTATATTGGCGTTAGCATGCTTGTTTCTTAAAGTTTTGTACTCAGCCTCGGTTAACTTTTGCATTCCAGAGTCCATCCTGAAAGCTGACATTCGATCTGCCCAGTTTTCATGCATAACTTCTATTAAATCTAAATCACACCAAGAGCGGTGATTGAAAATGCCGATGATATGAGCATAAGCACAATCAAAATGAACAAACAGCAGTTCACCAGTTCTTTTTACAAAACCATCACTTTGGCACTCAAGGCTTAGATGCAAATGTTGAATCCCCCAATGCGATAGCATGTCATCATCATAGTCCAGTTGTTTGAGCTTCCTACTTTGATATTT from Vibrio casei includes:
- a CDS encoding ArsR/SmtB family transcription factor gives rise to the protein MDLRKIENNLSQAVVLLKAMANENRLQLLCILHGKELSVGQLCEKLPLSQSALSQHLAWLRRDGLVSTRKESQTVYYSLQNKEVKAMIKQLHKLYS
- the rpsT gene encoding 30S ribosomal protein S20, whose translation is MANSKSAKKRAIQAEKRRQHNASRRSMMRTYMKKTIAAITAGDKEAATAALVEVTPLLDRMATKGLIHKNKAARHKSRFAAAIKAL
- a CDS encoding TrlF family AAA-like ATPase, which encodes MTSAWPYPGAKWYKFDFHTHTPKSTDSMWAKYDHNLSPQDWLLKYMAEGIDCVAVTDHNGAGWVDALQSTYEEMKVNLPEGFRDITVFPGVELTTEDEFHLIVVFAPGTSQKKIEQFITSAGYRGDCGDHSGSGSMSLLRVLNEVITLPEFDCIPIAAHADRDNGLLQTKNESQSPVANDRYLRKIFETGLLSAIEVVDTEVDKPQSYIQSRLNLSEVVGSDSHGFRGNDKPGSRYTWVKMETPTLASLKLALIDGQEFSIKRFDDLIQFNPHETPDNFIESIQVKDARYMGQGRLASSLSFSPYSNAIVGGRGTGKSTITHSLRAVSGKQSELDEDTTPYQTYSKFMQVPKSKDDFGALKEGTKVELIYMRLGKRYRLIWSQVTNETTVFEEDGGDWKTSQDQEITKDRFPIDLYSQGQIATLVGENKQPLLELIDRSANIDHEELQTAQLKFCAKRAEARSLKQVADQIPALKRQLQDIRAKIQKLSQSNHQKILTEYNKFQKQKQLFETKKSETWDLINRLSGFFLHEEIVSTIATPSDFDADIQAFTNSLDTAVGKTKNAIKDSIEGLQTSVNDIEAVLISSNWKAKFDQAVKQYTDLQLQLQNEGINNLKEYGQLVQSEKELADKLVRAMNAQQQLQEKVKLANEDLKEIRQQRLKQTERRKLFLQEVLSDNHYVKISVRPYGCSAMVMEHAFRDLLSAKTEFASDIYIKGENGKQGVVSSFLNAAKLPNQEDRDRAIFDIQSLLYKVSTGADKQTFSARFRNKLVNMNTQHQDFADSLLYWFPEDGLDVEYSRTGDGKNFTPITQGSAGQRAAAMLAFLLAHSEKPLFIDQPEDDLDNSLIYDLIVSQIKATKSKRQIIMVTHNPNIVVNGDAEMVHALDFNNQCFIKNKGSIQDSEMRETICRIMEGGTTAFNNRYKRLI
- the nhaR gene encoding transcriptional activator NhaR, with protein sequence MSHLNYNHLYYFWMVCKQGSVAKAAEALFLTPQTVTGQIKAFEERMNGKLMKRSGRSVEPTELGQLVFKYADKMFGLSYEMLDIVNYSQQDNVLFDVGVADALSKRLVSKILLNTVPEDNSIHLRCFESTHELLLEQLSQHKLDMILSDCPVDSSQSPGLYSKKLGECKMSFYSSLPITDSDFPSILTERKLLIPGRRTSMGRNVMHWFERLGITPNILGEFDDSALMKAFARYHTDAIFLAPNLYLSEVKDEIPLHLIAEVEDLKEEYYVIFAERMIQHPSVKNVCDADFSGLFREQ